The following coding sequences lie in one Papaver somniferum cultivar HN1 unplaced genomic scaffold, ASM357369v1 unplaced-scaffold_52, whole genome shotgun sequence genomic window:
- the LOC113343046 gene encoding metal tolerance protein 11-like isoform X1, whose product MVDPIIGDGISGDTEERLLPDSENDNQWRLNFNDFERYDHQGRRGTTNTQCFHKCLEVLAPEDVVATYYQQQVQMLDGFSEMDALTDRDFLPGMTKEEQENLAKSENLAIRISNIANMLLFAGKVFASVHSGSLSIIASTLDSLLDLLSGFILWFTSFSMQTPNPYRYPIGKKRMQPLGIIVFASVMATLGLQIILESVRTLITHHDFNLTKVQQLWVIGIMCTVTLVKFCLMLYCRTFSNEIVKAYAQDHFFDVVTNIIGLVAAILANYFKDWMDPVGAIILALYTIRTWSSTVLENVNSLVGRSAAPEYLQKLTYLCWNHHKAIMHIDTVRAYTFGSHYFVEVDIVLPSAMPLREAHDVGESLQIKLERLPEIERAFVHLDYEFTHKPEHAQS is encoded by the exons ATGGTGGATCCGATAATCGGCGATGGAATTTCTGGAGACACAGAAGAACGCTTGTTACCGGACTCAGAAAACGATAACCAATGGAGATTAAATTTTAATGATTTTGAAAGATATGATCATCAAGGAAGAAGAGGAACTACTAATACTCAATGTTTTCACAAGTGTCTCGAGGTTTTAG CTCCAGAAGATGTGGTGGCCACTTATTACCAGCAACAGGTACAAATGTTGGATGGGTTCAGTGAGATGGATGCGTTAACTGATCGTGATTTTCTCCCCGGAATGACAAAG GAGGAGCAAGAAAATTTGGCTAAAAGTGAAAACTTGGCTATCAGAATATCAAATATAGCAAATATGCTTCTTTTTGCTGGAAAAGTTTTTGCTTCAGTCCATAGTGGTTCATTGTCTATAATAGCGTCTACACTGGATTCACTTCTTGATCTCTTATCAGGTTTCATTTTGTGGTTCACCTCATTCTCTATGCAGACCCCAAACCCCTACCGATATCCTATTGGGAAAAAACGCATGCAACCATTG GGAATCATTGTTTTTGCCTCTGTAATGGCGACATTGGGGTTGCAGATTATTTTGGAGTCCGTACGTACCCTGATAACTCAT CATGATTTCAACTTGACTAAGGTGCAACAGCTGTGGGTGATTGGGATCATGTGCACTGTAACGTTGGTTAAGTTTTGCCTGATGCTTTATTGTCGCACTTTCTCCAATGAAATTGTCAAAGCTTATGCTCAGGATCATTTCTTTGATGTCGTGACCAACATCATTGGTCTAGTTGCTGCCATCCTCGCAAATTACTTCAAGGATTGGATGGACCCTGTTGGGGCTATAATT TTAGCACTGTACACAATTCGAACATGGTCATCAACAGTACTTGAAAATGTGAACTCACTTGTAGGCAGATCAGCAGCACCTGAGTATCTCCAGAAGCTAACATACCTTTGCTGGAACCATCACAAGGCTATAATGCACATCGACACTGTCCGAGCTTACACATTTGGATCTCACTACTTTGTTGAGGTCGACATCGTTTTGCCATCTGCAATGCCACTGAGGGAGGCACATGATGTCGGAGAGTCCTTGCAGATAAAACTTGAACGCTTGCCAGAGATTGAGCGCGCCTttgttcatcttgattatgaatttACCCACAAACCTGAGCATGCCCAATCTTAA
- the LOC113343046 gene encoding metal tolerance protein 5-like isoform X2, with translation MIRNLCALTGLYKAPEDVVATYYQQQVQMLDGFSEMDALTDRDFLPGMTKEEQENLAKSENLAIRISNIANMLLFAGKVFASVHSGSLSIIASTLDSLLDLLSGFILWFTSFSMQTPNPYRYPIGKKRMQPLGIIVFASVMATLGLQIILESVRTLITHHDFNLTKVQQLWVIGIMCTVTLVKFCLMLYCRTFSNEIVKAYAQDHFFDVVTNIIGLVAAILANYFKDWMDPVGAIILALYTIRTWSSTVLENVNSLVGRSAAPEYLQKLTYLCWNHHKAIMHIDTVRAYTFGSHYFVEVDIVLPSAMPLREAHDVGESLQIKLERLPEIERAFVHLDYEFTHKPEHAQS, from the exons ATGATCCGAAACTTGTGTGCTTTAACAGGCCTTTATAAAG CTCCAGAAGATGTGGTGGCCACTTATTACCAGCAACAGGTACAAATGTTGGATGGGTTCAGTGAGATGGATGCGTTAACTGATCGTGATTTTCTCCCCGGAATGACAAAG GAGGAGCAAGAAAATTTGGCTAAAAGTGAAAACTTGGCTATCAGAATATCAAATATAGCAAATATGCTTCTTTTTGCTGGAAAAGTTTTTGCTTCAGTCCATAGTGGTTCATTGTCTATAATAGCGTCTACACTGGATTCACTTCTTGATCTCTTATCAGGTTTCATTTTGTGGTTCACCTCATTCTCTATGCAGACCCCAAACCCCTACCGATATCCTATTGGGAAAAAACGCATGCAACCATTG GGAATCATTGTTTTTGCCTCTGTAATGGCGACATTGGGGTTGCAGATTATTTTGGAGTCCGTACGTACCCTGATAACTCAT CATGATTTCAACTTGACTAAGGTGCAACAGCTGTGGGTGATTGGGATCATGTGCACTGTAACGTTGGTTAAGTTTTGCCTGATGCTTTATTGTCGCACTTTCTCCAATGAAATTGTCAAAGCTTATGCTCAGGATCATTTCTTTGATGTCGTGACCAACATCATTGGTCTAGTTGCTGCCATCCTCGCAAATTACTTCAAGGATTGGATGGACCCTGTTGGGGCTATAATT TTAGCACTGTACACAATTCGAACATGGTCATCAACAGTACTTGAAAATGTGAACTCACTTGTAGGCAGATCAGCAGCACCTGAGTATCTCCAGAAGCTAACATACCTTTGCTGGAACCATCACAAGGCTATAATGCACATCGACACTGTCCGAGCTTACACATTTGGATCTCACTACTTTGTTGAGGTCGACATCGTTTTGCCATCTGCAATGCCACTGAGGGAGGCACATGATGTCGGAGAGTCCTTGCAGATAAAACTTGAACGCTTGCCAGAGATTGAGCGCGCCTttgttcatcttgattatgaatttACCCACAAACCTGAGCATGCCCAATCTTAA
- the LOC113343027 gene encoding serine/threonine-protein kinase AFC1-like isoform X1 produces the protein METQWITEFPHTNMDKRPRKRPRLAWDIPPPVPPPKALPAIYCGQEFMSGVGSRNTGAPLYYKSQIRNGSPPWRNDDKDGHYVFVIGENLTLRYKILSKMGEGTFGQVLECWDNEKREAVAIKVVRSIQKYREAAMIEIDVLQKLARHDVGGARCVQIRNWFDYRNHICIVFEKLGPSLYDFLRKNSYRSFPIDLVRELGRQLLESVAFMHDLRLIHTDLKPENILFVSPEYIRVPDYKYMPRTTKDACYFRNLPLSSSIKLIDFGSTTFEHQDHTYVVSTRHYRAPEVILGLGWNYPCDLWSVGCILVELCSGEALFQTHENLEHLAMMERVLGPLPPHMMVRADRRAEKYFRRGARCRLDWPEGANSRESMRAVWKLPRLQNLVMQHVDHSAGDLIDLLQGLLRYDPSVRLTAREALRHPFFTRDLRRGGRFF, from the exons ATGGAGACTCAATGGATTACTGAATTTCCTCATACAAATATGGATAAAAGACCTAGAAAAAGACCGAGATTAGCTTGGGATATTCCTCCTCCTGTACCTCCTCCGAAG GCACTGCCTGCAATATACTGCGGACAAGAGTTTATGAGCGGGGTTGGCTCCAGAAATACTGGTGCTCCTCTGTATTACAAATCACAGATTCGGAATGGATCTCCACCTTGGAGGAATGATGATAAAGATGGACACTATGTATTTGTTATCGGAGAGAATTTAACTCTTCGCT ATAAAATTCTCAGTAAAATGGGTGAAG GGACATTTGGACAAGTATTAGAATGTTGGGACAATGAAAAGAGAGAAGCTGTTGCTATTAAAGTTGTACGTTCAATTCAAAAGTATCGTGAGGCTGCCATGATTGAGATTGACGTTCTTCAAAAGCTTGCAAGACATGATGTCGGTGGCGCTCG TTGTGTGCAAATACGGAATTGGTTTGACTATCGTAATCATATTTGTATC GTATTTGAGAAGCTTGGACCGAGCTTGTATGATTTTCTTCGCAAAAATAGCTACCGTTCTTTTCCCATCGATCTTGTTCGGGAGCTTGGCAGACAGCTTTTGGAGTCTGTAGCAT TTATGCATGATCTAAGACTCATTCATACCGATTTGAAGCCAGAAAACATTCTGTTTGTTTCTCCAGAGTACATCAGGGTGCCCGATTACAAG TATATGCCCCGGACCACTAAAGATGCTTGCTACTTCAGAAATTTACCACTATCTAGTTCTATCAAGCTCATTGATTTCGGAAGTACAACATTTGAACATCAAGACCACACATATGTGGTATCTACGCGCCATTACCGGGCCCCAGAGGTCATATTAG GGCTTGGATGGAACTACCCCTGTGATTTATGGAGTGTAGGTTGCATACTTGTTGAGCTTTGCTCG GGAGAGGCTCTTTTTCAGACCCATGAAAACCTGGAACATCTAGCCATGATGGAGAGGGTGTTAGGTCCACTACCCCCGCACATGATGGTTAGAGCTGA TCGACGAGCTGAGAAGTACTTCAGAAGGGGTGCACGCTGTCGATTGGACTGGCCTGAAGGTGCAAATTCAAGGGAAAGCATGAGGGCAGTTTGGAAATTGCCTCGCCTCCAA AATCTGGTGATGCAGCACGTAGATCATTCTGCAGGGGATCTAATAGATCTATTGCAAGGGCTTCTGCGGTACGATCCATCTGTCCGACTAACAGCAAGGGAAGCTTTAAGACATCCCTTCTTCACAAGAGACCTTAGAAGGGGTGGCCGTTTCTTTTAA
- the LOC113343027 gene encoding serine/threonine-protein kinase AFC1-like isoform X2, producing the protein MHDLRLIHTDLKPENILFVSPEYIRVPDYKYMPRTTKDACYFRNLPLSSSIKLIDFGSTTFEHQDHTYVVSTRHYRAPEVILGLGWNYPCDLWSVGCILVELCSGEALFQTHENLEHLAMMERVLGPLPPHMMVRADRRAEKYFRRGARCRLDWPEGANSRESMRAVWKLPRLQNLVMQHVDHSAGDLIDLLQGLLRYDPSVRLTAREALRHPFFTRDLRRGGRFF; encoded by the exons ATGCATGATCTAAGACTCATTCATACCGATTTGAAGCCAGAAAACATTCTGTTTGTTTCTCCAGAGTACATCAGGGTGCCCGATTACAAG TATATGCCCCGGACCACTAAAGATGCTTGCTACTTCAGAAATTTACCACTATCTAGTTCTATCAAGCTCATTGATTTCGGAAGTACAACATTTGAACATCAAGACCACACATATGTGGTATCTACGCGCCATTACCGGGCCCCAGAGGTCATATTAG GGCTTGGATGGAACTACCCCTGTGATTTATGGAGTGTAGGTTGCATACTTGTTGAGCTTTGCTCG GGAGAGGCTCTTTTTCAGACCCATGAAAACCTGGAACATCTAGCCATGATGGAGAGGGTGTTAGGTCCACTACCCCCGCACATGATGGTTAGAGCTGA TCGACGAGCTGAGAAGTACTTCAGAAGGGGTGCACGCTGTCGATTGGACTGGCCTGAAGGTGCAAATTCAAGGGAAAGCATGAGGGCAGTTTGGAAATTGCCTCGCCTCCAA AATCTGGTGATGCAGCACGTAGATCATTCTGCAGGGGATCTAATAGATCTATTGCAAGGGCTTCTGCGGTACGATCCATCTGTCCGACTAACAGCAAGGGAAGCTTTAAGACATCCCTTCTTCACAAGAGACCTTAGAAGGGGTGGCCGTTTCTTTTAA
- the LOC113343014 gene encoding uncharacterized protein LOC113343014 gives MVIKAKFQDKYHQWKNNWQLSSIWPEIGIGADSLIWKGEIKGNLTTSSAINLVRNKEQSLHCHKYIWNSYLHPAIASNIWKIVQGAYVDDSVLIERKYDLDSRCCICEEEHDNMHHLLWECKFSKEIWKWICSIFQLKVPNSLEVVWSNAKGKSPFFKECWIIAACATLKELWFQKNKMLFEQVKPNIQSFKSRIKKAVYEGGFRIKSNMWNNDNDNQVILFFNLGARKIKFQHIKPCFWIPPSAGYVMFCCDGASIGNPGAAGFGVVIRDHLSQVLGDIIGGFGIATNYIAEVYEIIGAVELAVDWKLQNIILNSDSKTVISEFAEIRCHGL, from the exons ATGGTTATCAAGGCTAAATTTCAAGATAAGTATCACCAATGGAAGAATAACTGGCAACTTTCATCTATATGGCCTG AAATTGGTATTGGAGCTGATAGCTTAATATGGAAAGGAGAAATAAAAGGTAACCTCACAACCTCCTCTGCAATCAACTTAGTGAGAAATAAAGAACAGTCCTTGCATTGTCACAAATATATATGGAACTCATATTTGCATCCTGCTATAGCAAGCAACATCTGGAAAATAGTTCAGGGGGCATATGTCGATGATTCAGTATTGATTGAAAGAAAGTATGACTTGGATTCAAGATGTTGCAtttgtgaagaagaacatgataatATGCACCATTTATTATGGGAGTGCAAATTCAGTAAAGAAATTTGGAAATGGATATGCTCAATATTTcaactaaaggtcccaaattctCTTGAAGTAGTGTGGAGCAATGCAAAAGGTAAAAGTCCTTTTTTCAAAGAATGTTGGATTATTGCTGCTTGTGCAACTCTAAAAGAGCTATGGTTTCAAAAGAATAAGATGCTCTTTGAGCAAGTCAAACCTAATATTCAAAGCTTTAAAAGCAGAATCAAAAAAGCAGTATATGAAGGAGGCTTCAGAATAAAAAGCAACATGTGGAATAATGACAATGATAACCAGGTAATTCTCTTCTTTAATCTGGGAGCAAGAAAAATTAAATTTCAACACATCAAACCTTGCTTCTGGATACCACCAAGTGCTGGTTATGTTATGTTTTGCTGTGATGGAGCATCCATTGGCAATCCAGGAGCTGCTGGTTTTGGTGTAGTAATAAGAGATCACTTGAGTCAGGTATTGGGAGACATTATAGGGGGATTTGGCATTGCTACTAATTACATAGCAGAAGTGTATGAAATCATTGGAGCAGTTGAATTAGCTGTTGATTGGAagttgcaaaacataattcttaaCTCAGATTCCAAAACAGTTATATCAGAATTTGCAGAAATAAGATGCCATGGTTTGTAA